A window from Streptomyces sp. NBC_00271 encodes these proteins:
- a CDS encoding RNA-guided endonuclease InsQ/TnpB family protein, which produces MKLVVQVKLLPTPVQAAALEATLRACNEAATWVSETAFKRGEFKNFALRKQVYGEVKSRWDLGAQAAQHVIKKSCDAYATLKANLRAGNLGRSGSRRYRRATEKPIAFRLQGAQPYDDRMLSWQIPDRTVSVWTVAGRVKNVAFTASPKQLAMLALYRKGESDLLQRDGMWFLNATCEVPETPLNPNPVDFLGIDLGIVNIATTSDGEIMAGRELNRVRVRERGLRAKLQKKNTPSAKRRARKRRCKEARRARDINHKIAKHVVAEAARTGRGIALEDLTGIRERVRLRKPQRATHSSWAFSQLGAFIGYKARRAGVPVVHVDPAYTSRTCAECGHIDRANRVSQAWFACRNCGFVDHADRNSSRNIQARAWELWRRGAPSTAPAPPRTPRSRAGRKRHITASDARCASPPL; this is translated from the coding sequence GTGAAGCTGGTGGTGCAGGTGAAGCTGCTGCCGACGCCGGTGCAGGCGGCGGCGCTCGAGGCGACCCTGCGTGCGTGCAACGAGGCCGCGACCTGGGTGAGCGAGACCGCCTTCAAGCGCGGGGAGTTCAAGAACTTCGCCCTGCGCAAGCAGGTCTACGGCGAGGTCAAGTCCCGCTGGGACCTGGGCGCGCAGGCCGCCCAGCACGTCATCAAGAAGTCGTGTGACGCGTACGCCACGCTGAAGGCGAACCTGAGGGCCGGAAATCTGGGTCGCTCTGGCTCGCGCCGATACCGTCGGGCCACCGAGAAGCCGATCGCCTTCCGTCTCCAGGGCGCGCAGCCCTACGACGACCGCATGCTGTCCTGGCAGATCCCGGACCGGACGGTGTCGGTCTGGACCGTGGCGGGTCGGGTCAAGAACGTGGCGTTCACCGCCTCACCGAAGCAGCTGGCCATGCTGGCCCTGTACCGCAAGGGCGAGTCGGACCTGCTGCAGCGGGACGGCATGTGGTTTCTGAACGCCACCTGCGAGGTGCCCGAAACGCCCTTGAACCCCAACCCGGTGGACTTCCTCGGGATCGACCTGGGGATCGTGAACATCGCCACCACCTCGGACGGCGAGATCATGGCCGGACGCGAGCTGAACCGCGTCCGGGTCCGGGAGCGCGGACTGCGGGCCAAGCTGCAGAAGAAGAACACCCCGTCCGCCAAACGCCGCGCCAGGAAGCGGCGGTGCAAGGAGGCGCGGCGGGCGAGGGACATCAACCACAAGATCGCAAAGCATGTGGTGGCCGAGGCAGCACGCACCGGTCGCGGGATCGCCCTGGAAGACCTGACAGGGATCCGCGAACGGGTACGGCTTCGCAAGCCCCAACGGGCCACCCACTCCAGCTGGGCCTTCTCCCAGCTGGGGGCTTTCATCGGATACAAGGCCCGCCGGGCAGGAGTGCCGGTGGTGCACGTCGATCCGGCGTACACCTCCCGCACCTGCGCCGAGTGCGGCCACATCGACAGGGCGAACCGGGTCTCCCAGGCCTGGTTCGCATGCCGGAACTGCGGATTCGTTGATCACGCAGACCGCAACAGCTCCCGCAACATCCAGGCACGAGCCTGGGAGTTGTGGCGACGCGGGGCCCCGTCAACGGCCCCCGCCCCACCCCGAACACCTCGGAGCAGGGCTGGACGCAAACGACACATCACCGCCAGTGATGCCCGTTGTGCAAGCCCGCCGCTTTAG
- a CDS encoding GNAT family N-acetyltransferase produces MSVDDVTLRPVAEDDLPVMERFLTEPETATPFQWFGWRDPDRWRRKWAEDHMLGDDAGYLMVVRGEERLGFVGWRKIRPTPSTYYWNMGIGLLPEARGKGWGTEAQRQLVRYLFAHTTVVRIEADTEAENIAEQRALEKTGFTREGVLRSVGFRDGRWRDGVRYSILRDDLPEMR; encoded by the coding sequence ATGAGTGTCGATGACGTGACCCTGCGCCCGGTGGCCGAGGACGACCTGCCCGTCATGGAGCGGTTCCTGACGGAACCCGAGACCGCCACACCCTTCCAGTGGTTCGGCTGGCGGGACCCGGACCGCTGGCGGCGCAAGTGGGCGGAGGACCACATGCTCGGCGACGACGCGGGCTATCTGATGGTCGTGCGCGGCGAGGAGCGGCTGGGCTTCGTCGGGTGGCGGAAGATCCGGCCCACGCCGAGCACGTACTACTGGAACATGGGCATAGGCCTGCTGCCGGAGGCGCGCGGCAAGGGCTGGGGCACGGAAGCCCAGCGGCAGCTGGTCCGTTACCTGTTCGCGCACACGACCGTGGTGCGCATCGAGGCGGACACCGAGGCGGAGAACATCGCCGAGCAACGCGCCCTGGAGAAGACCGGGTTCACCCGCGAGGGCGTGCTGCGCAGTGTGGGGTTCCGGGACGGCCGGTGGCGTGACGGGGTGCGCTACAGCATCCTGCGCGACGACCTTCCCGAGATGCGCTGA
- a CDS encoding chaplin, with translation MKRVTRNSLIAAAAASSALAVTMPAHADASADGGTAASPGLISGNTLQLPVHVPVNVCGNTVNVVGLLNPAAGNGCANVSEAGGPGVGGRSNGRSREGAGGATRGGALTHGGAVAVGSGKDSPGVLSGNVLQLPLHLPVNVSGNSVSVVGLGNASVGNTSTNTSVDHPQPVKTAPRPHTTPRAQGTPYQAPPRPMASLAHTGADQTMPAVAASAALLLGGAVLYRRFRPTGVR, from the coding sequence ATGAAACGGGTTACCCGAAATAGTTTGATCGCCGCGGCCGCCGCCTCGAGCGCGCTGGCCGTGACGATGCCGGCGCACGCCGACGCCTCGGCGGACGGCGGCACGGCGGCTTCGCCCGGGCTGATCTCCGGCAACACCCTCCAGCTCCCGGTGCACGTCCCCGTGAACGTGTGCGGGAACACCGTGAACGTGGTCGGGCTCCTGAACCCCGCCGCGGGCAACGGTTGCGCGAACGTGAGCGAGGCCGGTGGCCCCGGCGTCGGCGGGAGGAGCAACGGCAGGAGCCGTGAAGGCGCTGGTGGCGCGACCCGCGGCGGGGCCCTCACACACGGCGGTGCTGTCGCGGTCGGGAGCGGAAAGGATTCTCCGGGCGTGCTCTCGGGCAACGTCCTGCAGCTCCCGTTGCACCTCCCGGTGAACGTCAGCGGCAACTCCGTGAGCGTGGTCGGCCTCGGCAACGCGTCCGTGGGGAACACGTCCACGAACACCTCCGTCGACCACCCCCAGCCGGTGAAGACCGCCCCGAGGCCGCACACGACGCCCAGGGCGCAGGGGACGCCGTACCAGGCCCCGCCGCGGCCCATGGCCTCCCTCGCCCACACGGGCGCCGACCAGACGATGCCGGCGGTCGCCGCGAGCGCCGCCCTGCTGCTGGGCGGGGCCGTGCTGTACCGGCGGTTCCGGCCCACGGGGGTCCGCTGA
- a CDS encoding alpha/beta hydrolase, translated as MLSAHQRWAYAGARVVTLALLAAGLPSGVATAAESPDLSRFYHQQIKWGTCKGDAMPADLQCGQVTVPLDYARPGAGTLDLALARYRATGASRGSVLLNFGGPGVPGVPQLATGGKDFMPLTNGYDVVTFDPRGVGRSSPVSCGGGMGQASGATGPATHDSSPEALLRQVRKDADECAKHSSPVLAHIGTVNASRDLDVMRQALGDKKLNYLGFSYGTRLGAVYASQFPDKTGRMVLDGVDTLTEPLSESGLVSAEGQQTALEDFLTWCTQDTSCPFGQDPRDARQRVARLVDSLDKDPVPTSFGQQFSGQDLVATMGLELFDRKGWPQLERSLASLVQDGDPSPLLQAAGGVALPHATYSGLVDPANVPPDNLESALLAINCADDPDRPSAAQLTKEIDELRAAYQEASPIFGPLRLNELLMCYGRPKGSDYIREKVRDVRTPKMLLVGTRGDPATPYRWAEETAARLGPSAVVLDNKGEGHTGYASSKCVRQKVTDFLLYGSLPDNGSSCGPEDATAP; from the coding sequence ATGCTGTCCGCGCACCAACGCTGGGCGTACGCCGGAGCCCGCGTCGTGACACTGGCCCTGCTGGCGGCGGGTCTGCCCTCGGGGGTGGCGACGGCCGCCGAGAGCCCCGACCTGTCCCGCTTCTACCACCAGCAGATCAAGTGGGGCACCTGCAAAGGCGATGCAATGCCCGCGGACCTGCAGTGCGGGCAGGTGACCGTCCCGCTGGACTACGCGCGCCCGGGGGCCGGGACGCTCGACCTCGCGCTGGCCCGCTACCGCGCCACCGGCGCGTCGAGGGGATCCGTACTGCTGAACTTCGGCGGCCCCGGTGTCCCAGGAGTCCCGCAGCTCGCCACCGGCGGCAAGGACTTCATGCCGCTCACCAACGGCTACGACGTGGTGACCTTCGACCCGCGCGGTGTCGGCCGGTCCTCTCCCGTCAGCTGCGGCGGCGGCATGGGCCAGGCCTCCGGCGCGACGGGCCCCGCCACCCACGACAGCAGCCCCGAGGCACTCCTCAGGCAGGTGCGGAAGGACGCCGACGAGTGCGCCAAGCACTCCAGCCCGGTACTGGCCCACATCGGCACGGTCAACGCCTCCCGGGACCTGGACGTGATGCGCCAGGCCCTCGGCGACAAGAAGCTCAACTACCTGGGATTCTCGTACGGAACACGCCTGGGCGCGGTGTACGCGAGCCAGTTCCCCGACAAGACGGGCCGCATGGTGCTCGACGGCGTGGACACGCTCACCGAGCCGCTGTCCGAGTCGGGCCTGGTGAGCGCCGAGGGGCAGCAGACCGCCCTGGAGGACTTCCTCACCTGGTGCACCCAGGACACGTCGTGTCCGTTCGGGCAGGATCCGCGCGATGCCCGGCAGCGGGTCGCCCGGCTCGTCGACTCGCTGGACAAGGACCCGGTGCCGACGAGCTTCGGGCAGCAGTTCTCCGGCCAGGACCTGGTGGCGACCATGGGTCTTGAACTCTTCGACCGCAAGGGGTGGCCGCAGCTCGAGCGGTCCCTCGCCTCACTCGTCCAGGACGGCGACCCGAGCCCACTGTTGCAGGCGGCCGGGGGCGTCGCCCTGCCCCACGCCACGTACAGCGGGCTGGTCGACCCCGCGAACGTGCCTCCGGACAACCTCGAGTCCGCACTCCTGGCGATCAACTGCGCGGACGACCCCGATCGGCCCAGCGCCGCGCAGCTCACCAAGGAGATCGACGAGCTGAGGGCCGCCTACCAGGAGGCGTCGCCCATCTTCGGCCCCCTCCGCCTCAACGAGCTGCTGATGTGCTACGGCCGCCCCAAGGGCAGCGACTACATCCGCGAGAAGGTACGCGATGTCCGCACGCCGAAGATGCTCCTCGTCGGCACCCGCGGGGACCCGGCGACTCCGTACCGCTGGGCCGAGGAGACCGCCGCGCGGCTCGGCCCCTCGGCCGTCGTACTCGACAACAAGGGCGAGGGCCACACCGGGTACGCGTCTTCCAAGTGCGTGCGCCAGAAGGTCACCGACTTCCTGCTGTACGGCTCGCTGCCGGACAACGGCAGCTCCTGCGGCCCGGAGGATGCGACGGCCCCCTGA
- a CDS encoding DUF4232 domain-containing protein, which produces MRIRPVLALPAVAVALLLAAPQSGSAAARPAQCTEKAVVVHAHRSADPTLLHLDVTNRSTRACTIERIPAVVFGDLDGAALPVPAGRSGPYLLEAGRTAYAALRTIADPADPEARRVEAISVSADPMRFGRTFTARELGVGRVVLVWEPVTSWWKPSQAAADRALG; this is translated from the coding sequence ATGCGCATCCGACCCGTTCTCGCCCTCCCGGCCGTCGCCGTGGCGCTGCTCCTCGCCGCGCCGCAGAGCGGCTCCGCCGCCGCGCGGCCCGCCCAGTGCACCGAGAAGGCCGTCGTCGTCCACGCCCACCGCTCCGCCGACCCCACCCTGTTGCACCTGGACGTCACCAACCGCTCCACCCGGGCGTGCACCATCGAGCGCATCCCGGCTGTCGTCTTCGGGGACCTCGACGGCGCCGCCCTGCCGGTTCCCGCGGGGCGGAGCGGGCCGTACCTGCTCGAGGCGGGCCGGACGGCGTACGCGGCCCTGCGGACCATCGCCGACCCGGCGGACCCGGAGGCCCGCCGGGTGGAGGCGATCAGCGTCTCGGCAGACCCCATGCGCTTCGGCCGTACGTTCACCGCGCGCGAGCTGGGCGTCGGTCGGGTCGTCCTGGTGTGGGAGCCGGTGACCTCGTGGTGGAAGCCCTCTCAGGCGGCCGCCGACCGGGCACTCGGGTGA
- the asnB gene encoding asparagine synthase (glutamine-hydrolyzing) translates to MCGITGWVSFDRDLRAEAETLDAMTETMSCRGPDDRGTWTEGPAALGHRRLAIIDLPGGRQPMTAETPDGTVALVYSGEAYNFTELRRELTDRGHPFSTDSDTEVVLRGYLEWGEALPERLNGMYAFAVWDGRHDKLVMIRDRMGIKPFYYYPTPDGVLFGSEPKAVLANPLAPARVRLDGLRELFTFVKTPGHAIWDGMREVEPGTVVTVDRSGLRRRVYWQLETRSHTDDRDTSIATVRSLLEDIVRRQLVADVPRCTLLSGGLDSSAMTALAARQLGEHGEKVRSFAVDFVGQTDHFVADELRGTPDTPFVHDVARASATDHEDIVLDADALADLDVRAKVIRARDLPMGFGDMDASLYLLFQAIREHSTVALSGESADEVFGGYLQFFDEEARSAETFPWLVRFRRDFGDDADVLRPDLTKALDLESYVADGYRTAVAGIRRLDGESDFEYRMRRICHLHLTRFVRVLLDRKDRASMAVGLEVRVPYCDHRLVEYVYNTPWSLKSFDGREKSLLREATADLIPKSVYDRVKSPYPSTQDPKYAIALQEHAKDLLARPAHPVFDLVDRERVHRATHRDSPQITQASRRGLERTLDLALWLDMYAPDVLVA, encoded by the coding sequence ATGTGCGGCATCACCGGCTGGGTCTCCTTCGACCGCGACCTGCGCGCCGAGGCGGAGACATTGGATGCAATGACGGAGACGATGTCCTGCCGGGGTCCCGACGACCGCGGCACCTGGACCGAGGGGCCCGCGGCCCTCGGGCACCGCCGGCTCGCGATCATCGACCTGCCCGGCGGACGCCAGCCCATGACCGCCGAGACCCCGGACGGCACGGTCGCGCTCGTCTATTCGGGGGAGGCCTACAACTTCACCGAGCTGCGCCGCGAGTTGACCGACCGCGGGCACCCTTTCTCGACCGACTCCGACACCGAGGTGGTCCTGCGCGGCTACCTCGAATGGGGCGAGGCGCTCCCCGAGCGGCTCAACGGGATGTACGCCTTCGCGGTCTGGGACGGCCGGCACGACAAGCTCGTGATGATCCGCGACCGCATGGGCATCAAGCCCTTCTACTACTACCCGACCCCCGACGGCGTCCTCTTCGGTTCCGAACCCAAGGCGGTCCTCGCCAACCCGCTGGCCCCGGCCCGGGTCCGCCTCGACGGACTGCGCGAGCTGTTCACCTTCGTCAAGACGCCCGGACACGCGATCTGGGACGGTATGCGCGAGGTGGAGCCCGGCACCGTCGTCACCGTCGACCGCTCCGGTCTGCGCCGCCGCGTCTACTGGCAGCTGGAGACCCGGTCGCACACCGACGACCGCGACACCTCCATCGCCACCGTCCGCTCGCTCCTCGAGGACATCGTGCGCCGCCAGCTCGTCGCCGACGTGCCGCGCTGCACCCTGCTCTCCGGCGGCCTCGACTCCTCCGCCATGACCGCGCTGGCCGCCCGGCAGCTCGGCGAGCACGGCGAGAAGGTCCGCAGCTTCGCCGTCGACTTCGTCGGCCAGACCGACCACTTCGTCGCCGACGAGCTGCGGGGCACCCCCGACACCCCCTTCGTGCACGACGTGGCCCGCGCCTCGGCCACCGACCACGAGGACATCGTCCTCGACGCGGACGCCCTGGCCGACCTCGACGTCCGCGCGAAGGTGATCAGGGCCCGCGACCTCCCCATGGGCTTCGGCGACATGGACGCCTCCCTGTACCTGCTCTTCCAGGCCATCCGCGAGCACTCCACGGTCGCCCTCTCCGGGGAGTCGGCGGACGAGGTCTTCGGCGGCTACCTGCAGTTCTTCGACGAAGAGGCCCGCAGCGCCGAGACCTTCCCCTGGCTCGTCCGGTTCCGTCGGGACTTCGGCGACGACGCCGACGTACTGCGCCCGGACCTCACCAAGGCGCTGGACCTGGAGTCGTACGTCGCCGACGGCTACCGCACGGCCGTCGCGGGCATCCGGCGGCTCGACGGCGAGAGCGACTTCGAGTACCGGATGCGGCGCATCTGCCACCTCCACCTCACCCGCTTCGTCCGCGTCCTGCTCGACCGCAAGGACCGCGCGAGCATGGCCGTCGGCCTGGAGGTGCGGGTGCCGTACTGCGACCACCGGCTCGTCGAGTACGTCTACAACACGCCCTGGTCCCTGAAGTCCTTCGACGGACGGGAGAAGAGCCTGCTGCGGGAGGCGACCGCCGACCTGATCCCCAAGTCCGTGTACGACAGGGTCAAGAGCCCCTATCCGTCGACGCAGGATCCCAAGTACGCGATCGCCCTCCAGGAACACGCCAAGGACCTCCTGGCCCGGCCCGCGCACCCGGTCTTCGACCTCGTCGACCGGGAGCGGGTCCACCGGGCCACCCACCGCGACAGCCCGCAGATCACGCAGGCGTCGCGGCGGGGCCTGGAGCGCACCCTGGACCTGGCGCTGTGGCTGGACATGTACGCCCCGGACGTGCTCGTTGCCTGA
- a CDS encoding FMN-binding glutamate synthase family protein: MLLPLFVALGAAGALVLAWAVSPWWWWAAAVLLALTALAVRDLAQRRRAILRNRPLLGHLRFLGRPDDRDVRGIVYARAGGVEAEEPFGTGLDLYGDGYEYLEPSMRPVEMPDEPPVVRVGGPDCTQPYDMALLNVSAMSFGALSSHAILALSRGAALGGFAHDTGEGGLSDHHLRGGGDLIWEIGSGYFGCRTPEGGFEAREFADKAALPEVKCVSLKLSQGAQPGIGGVLPGAKVSAEIARARGVREGEAVVSPPYHRVFSTPRELVCFLARMRELAGGKPTGFKLCVGSRRQFLAVCKAMLTEGVSPDFIVVDGAEGGTGAGPPEFAASLGTPLTEGLITVHNALVGTGLRDRVRIGASGRVATGSDIVKRLTQGADYTNAARAMMFALGCLQARRCHTNTCPVGVATQDPRRARALDVADKSARVHRYQRATVRSASRIMAAMGVRDPAELGPHQLLRRTDPATVRSYAQLYEWLEPGVLLAEPPASWEADWKAADPDAF, encoded by the coding sequence ATGCTTTTACCGCTGTTCGTCGCCCTGGGCGCGGCCGGGGCGCTGGTCCTGGCCTGGGCCGTCTCGCCCTGGTGGTGGTGGGCGGCCGCCGTACTGCTCGCCCTGACCGCGCTCGCCGTCCGGGACCTGGCCCAGCGCCGCCGGGCGATCCTGCGGAACCGTCCCCTGCTCGGCCACCTCCGCTTCCTCGGGCGGCCCGACGACCGCGATGTGCGCGGCATCGTGTACGCGCGCGCCGGCGGCGTCGAGGCCGAGGAGCCCTTCGGCACCGGGCTGGACCTGTACGGGGACGGGTACGAGTACCTGGAACCGTCGATGCGCCCGGTCGAGATGCCGGACGAGCCGCCCGTGGTGCGGGTCGGCGGCCCGGACTGCACCCAGCCGTACGACATGGCCCTGCTGAACGTCTCCGCGATGAGCTTCGGAGCGCTGTCCTCGCACGCGATCCTGGCGCTCAGCAGGGGCGCGGCGCTCGGCGGTTTCGCGCACGACACCGGCGAGGGCGGTCTTTCGGACCACCACCTGCGGGGCGGCGGCGACCTGATCTGGGAGATCGGCAGCGGGTACTTCGGCTGCCGCACCCCGGAAGGGGGCTTCGAGGCAAGGGAGTTCGCGGACAAGGCCGCGCTGCCGGAGGTCAAGTGCGTGTCGCTGAAGCTCTCCCAGGGAGCGCAGCCGGGCATCGGCGGGGTGCTGCCCGGCGCCAAGGTGAGCGCCGAGATCGCCCGGGCCCGCGGCGTCCGGGAGGGCGAGGCGGTGGTGTCACCGCCGTACCACCGGGTCTTCTCGACCCCGCGCGAGCTGGTGTGCTTCCTCGCCCGGATGCGGGAGCTCGCGGGCGGCAAGCCGACCGGTTTCAAGCTGTGCGTCGGCTCGCGCCGCCAGTTCCTCGCCGTCTGCAAGGCGATGCTCACCGAGGGGGTCTCGCCCGACTTCATCGTGGTCGACGGCGCCGAGGGCGGTACGGGGGCCGGGCCGCCGGAGTTCGCCGCCTCCCTCGGTACGCCCCTGACCGAAGGGCTGATCACGGTGCACAACGCGCTGGTCGGCACCGGGCTGCGCGACCGGGTGCGGATCGGTGCGAGCGGCAGGGTCGCCACCGGCTCGGACATCGTCAAACGGCTGACGCAGGGCGCCGACTACACGAACGCGGCCCGCGCGATGATGTTCGCGCTCGGCTGCCTCCAGGCCCGGCGCTGCCACACCAACACCTGCCCGGTCGGGGTCGCGACCCAGGACCCGCGTCGGGCGCGCGCCCTGGACGTGGCCGACAAGTCGGCACGCGTGCACCGCTACCAGCGGGCCACGGTCCGCAGCGCGAGCCGGATCATGGCCGCCATGGGGGTACGCGATCCGGCCGAGCTCGGCCCGCATCAGCTGCTGCGGCGTACGGACCCGGCGACCGTACGGTCGTACGCGCAGCTCTACGAGTGGCTGGAGCCCGGGGTGCTGCTCGCGGAGCCGCCCGCGTCCTGGGAGGCGGACTGGAAGGCGGCGGATCCGGACGCGTTCTGA
- a CDS encoding baeRF3 domain-containing protein: MEHALSPATLTMLRRPRPYPAVSVLTPTHRREPDNAQDPVRLRNVVAEAKKQIESDPAVTRERRTDLVQQLDQALAEVDLAHAEEGLAIFAAPGEHQVWSLARTVPERVVLSDTFLTRNLVAAQVSERPFWVLAVSADRVTLWNGGADRVTEERIGGFPRTRSLEDPNAERKERIGDLPSTFRDERTKHFVRDADTAMSAVLREDPRPLYVTGETAALSLLDEVGTVTKDATHIPHGGLAHGTPDAVWQAVRPLISAEERRDTDAVARELESARGRKEFAAGVDEVWQNASQGRVRLLAVEENYRVTVRDDGGDHLIPAESGDLDAREDIVDEIVEQCLETGADVRFVPDGSLGDAKGIAGVLRY, encoded by the coding sequence ATGGAGCACGCACTCAGCCCAGCGACCCTCACCATGCTGCGCAGGCCGCGGCCCTATCCCGCGGTGTCGGTGCTGACGCCCACGCACCGCCGCGAACCCGACAACGCCCAGGATCCGGTCCGGCTGCGCAATGTCGTGGCCGAGGCCAAGAAACAGATCGAGTCCGATCCGGCCGTCACCCGCGAACGGCGCACCGACCTCGTCCAGCAGCTCGACCAGGCCCTCGCGGAGGTCGACCTGGCGCACGCGGAGGAGGGCCTCGCGATCTTCGCGGCGCCTGGCGAGCACCAGGTGTGGTCGCTGGCCCGCACGGTGCCCGAACGCGTGGTGCTCTCGGACACCTTCCTGACCCGCAACCTCGTCGCCGCGCAGGTCTCGGAGCGGCCGTTCTGGGTGCTCGCGGTGTCGGCGGACCGGGTGACGCTGTGGAACGGCGGCGCCGACCGGGTCACCGAGGAGCGCATCGGCGGTTTCCCGCGGACCCGCAGCCTCGAGGACCCGAACGCCGAGCGCAAGGAGCGCATCGGAGACCTGCCGAGCACCTTCCGCGACGAGCGCACCAAGCACTTCGTGCGGGACGCCGACACCGCGATGAGCGCCGTCCTGCGCGAGGATCCGCGTCCGCTGTACGTCACCGGCGAAACCGCCGCGCTCTCCCTCCTCGACGAGGTCGGCACGGTCACCAAGGACGCCACGCACATCCCGCACGGCGGACTCGCGCACGGCACCCCCGACGCCGTGTGGCAGGCGGTCCGCCCGCTGATCAGCGCCGAGGAGCGCAGGGACACCGACGCGGTGGCCCGCGAACTCGAGTCGGCCCGTGGCCGCAAGGAGTTCGCAGCCGGGGTCGACGAGGTGTGGCAGAACGCCTCCCAGGGCCGGGTCCGGCTGCTGGCCGTCGAGGAGAACTACCGCGTGACGGTACGCGACGACGGCGGTGACCATCTGATCCCGGCCGAGAGCGGTGATCTGGACGCCCGCGAGGACATCGTCGACGAGATCGTCGAACAGTGCCTGGAGACCGGAGCGGACGTCCGTTTCGTCCCCGACGGCAGTCTCGGTGACGCGAAAGGCATCGCCGGGGTGCTGCGCTACTGA
- a CDS encoding Gfo/Idh/MocA family protein, whose product MSELLGVAVLGAGHMGADHVRRIDRVVNGARVAAVADPDTGRAKDAVAGIDGASVHTEVAAALDTPGVQAVLIASPGPAHEEALLAAFDRGLPVLCEKPMVPESAGALRVVEAEARLGRRLVQVGFMRRYDAEYQRLKSLLDSRRLGRPLMLHCTHRNVSSPPGFTSAMLVNSSVSHEIDVARWLLDQELTAVTVLRPRPSADAPEGLLDPQFVVFETAEGALVDVEVFVNSGFGYQVRCEAVCESGSARIGDEHTMVVTAAGGAREEVAQDYLVRFADAYDREVQAWVDATRQGKVTGPSAWDGYAASAVAEAGVRALEGGGRVTVELAPRPDLYV is encoded by the coding sequence GTGAGTGAGCTGTTGGGTGTCGCGGTCCTGGGTGCGGGCCACATGGGGGCCGACCATGTACGGCGGATCGATCGGGTGGTGAACGGCGCCCGGGTCGCGGCGGTGGCCGATCCCGACACCGGGCGCGCCAAGGACGCCGTCGCCGGCATCGACGGTGCCTCGGTGCACACCGAGGTGGCGGCGGCCCTCGACACGCCCGGCGTACAGGCGGTGTTGATCGCCTCCCCCGGGCCCGCGCACGAGGAGGCGCTGCTCGCGGCCTTCGACCGCGGTCTTCCGGTGTTGTGCGAGAAGCCGATGGTGCCGGAGTCGGCCGGGGCACTGCGGGTGGTGGAGGCGGAGGCGCGGCTCGGCCGGAGGCTGGTGCAGGTCGGGTTCATGCGCCGGTACGACGCCGAGTACCAGCGCCTGAAGTCCCTGCTGGACAGTCGGCGCCTGGGGCGTCCGCTGATGCTGCACTGCACGCACCGCAATGTGTCCTCCCCGCCCGGCTTCACCTCGGCGATGCTGGTCAACAGCTCGGTCTCGCACGAGATCGACGTGGCGCGCTGGCTGCTCGACCAGGAACTCACCGCCGTGACCGTGCTGCGCCCACGGCCGTCCGCGGATGCCCCCGAGGGTCTTCTCGACCCCCAGTTCGTGGTGTTCGAGACGGCCGAAGGCGCTCTCGTCGACGTCGAGGTCTTCGTCAACTCCGGCTTCGGCTACCAGGTGCGCTGCGAGGCGGTCTGCGAGTCCGGGAGCGCGCGGATCGGGGACGAGCACACCATGGTGGTGACGGCTGCGGGCGGCGCCCGCGAGGAGGTGGCACAGGACTACCTCGTACGGTTCGCCGACGCCTACGACCGCGAGGTGCAGGCCTGGGTGGACGCCACCCGGCAGGGGAAGGTGACCGGGCCGAGCGCGTGGGACGGGTACGCGGCTTCGGCCGTCGCCGAGGCAGGGGTCCGGGCGCTGGAGGGCGGCGGCCGGGTGACCGTCGAACTCGCCCCGCGCCCGGACCTCTACGTGTGA